A stretch of Dyella sp. BiH032 DNA encodes these proteins:
- the folE2 gene encoding GTP cyclohydrolase FolE2, whose amino-acid sequence MYTQENTVRLLPDVAHHAQPHLAGALDWVGMDGIEVPVSFDAGDGDIHRASARAGAFVNLHRPDKRGIHMSRLYLLVERALSARPLTADALRDLLGSFLESHKDLSDRACLSIRFEQLVRRPALRSGNSGWRAYPVCIEASLVGEAFLLEYGTEVVYSSTCPASAALSRQLIQEQFAQDFDASRPLDHATVLAWLGSERGILATPHAQRSVARLRVRIAEGGKFNLIALVDRVEQALGTPVQTAVKREDEQAFALANGSNLMFCEDAARRIQKALDADANLGDFHIRVEHQESLHPHDAVAYASKGVAGGFGSVPQA is encoded by the coding sequence ATGTATACCCAGGAAAACACCGTTCGCCTGTTGCCCGATGTCGCCCACCACGCTCAGCCGCATCTAGCCGGTGCGCTGGACTGGGTCGGCATGGACGGCATCGAAGTGCCAGTGAGTTTCGATGCCGGCGATGGCGACATCCATCGCGCCAGCGCCAGGGCTGGGGCGTTCGTCAATCTGCATAGGCCGGACAAGCGCGGCATTCACATGTCGCGTCTCTATCTGCTGGTGGAGCGCGCGCTCAGCGCGCGGCCCCTCACGGCCGATGCGCTGCGCGACCTGCTCGGCAGCTTCCTGGAGTCGCACAAGGACCTTTCCGACCGCGCCTGCCTCAGCATCCGCTTCGAACAACTGGTGCGCCGCCCCGCGCTGCGCAGCGGCAACAGCGGCTGGCGGGCGTACCCGGTATGCATCGAGGCCAGCCTGGTGGGCGAGGCGTTCCTGCTCGAATACGGCACGGAAGTCGTCTATTCCTCCACCTGCCCGGCATCGGCGGCCCTTTCCCGTCAGCTCATCCAGGAGCAGTTCGCGCAGGACTTCGACGCATCCCGCCCCCTGGACCACGCCACCGTGTTGGCCTGGCTGGGGTCCGAGCGCGGCATCCTCGCCACGCCGCACGCACAGCGCAGCGTGGCGCGACTGCGCGTACGGATCGCGGAAGGCGGGAAATTCAACTTGATCGCCCTGGTAGACCGCGTCGAGCAGGCCCTCGGCACGCCGGTGCAGACCGCGGTGAAGCGCGAAGACGAACAGGCCTTCGCGCTCGCCAACGGCAGCAACTTGATGTTCTGCGAGGATGCCGCGCGCCGTATTCAGAAGGCACTGGACGCCGATGCGAACCTGGGCGATTTCCACATTCGCGTGGAGCACCAGGAAAGCCTGCATCCCCACGACGCGGTGGCCTACGCCAGCAAGGGCGTGGCTGGCGGATTCGGCAGCGTGCCGCAGGCCTGA